A window of Amycolatopsis australiensis contains these coding sequences:
- a CDS encoding cupin domain-containing protein, translating to MTDLWHQPLRHIRGADLTGDTNQTTGMTRLEAISGKTVGSSKVWMGETHVAPVTNSGDHHHGEAETAIYVKSGHPVFVFADGDEEVRIETGPGDYIFVPPYVPHREENPADEEAVVIIARSSQEGIVVNLPSLWSPVDVPED from the coding sequence ATGACCGACCTCTGGCACCAGCCGCTGCGGCACATCCGCGGCGCGGACCTGACCGGCGACACGAACCAGACGACCGGGATGACCCGCTTGGAGGCCATCTCCGGCAAGACCGTCGGCTCGTCCAAGGTCTGGATGGGCGAGACGCACGTCGCGCCGGTGACCAATTCGGGCGATCACCACCACGGCGAGGCGGAGACGGCGATCTACGTCAAGTCCGGCCACCCCGTGTTCGTCTTCGCCGACGGGGACGAGGAGGTCCGCATCGAGACCGGGCCCGGTGACTACATCTTCGTGCCGCCGTACGTGCCGCACCGCGAGGAGAACCCGGCCGACGAAGAGGCCGTCGTCATCATCGCGCGCAGCAGCCAGGAAGGCATCGTGGTCAACCTGCCGAGTCTCTGGTCCCCGGTCGACGTGCCCGAGGACTGA
- a CDS encoding histone-like nucleoid-structuring protein Lsr2 — translation MAQKVLVELVDDLDGGAATQTVPFALDGVSYEIDLSAENAQALRDEFARYVDAGQRTGGRRRKLAPGQPATSNGSGPRTSASRMRSRRTRDWAQANGYEVSERGRIPDEVRTAFEAAEATRTRLPAQG, via the coding sequence ATGGCACAAAAGGTTCTCGTGGAACTCGTCGACGACCTGGACGGCGGGGCCGCGACGCAGACGGTGCCGTTCGCGCTCGACGGGGTCTCGTACGAGATCGACTTGTCCGCTGAGAACGCCCAGGCGCTTCGCGACGAGTTCGCGCGGTACGTCGACGCCGGTCAGCGCACGGGCGGGCGCCGGAGGAAGCTCGCTCCCGGACAACCGGCGACGAGCAACGGCAGCGGCCCGAGGACCTCCGCGAGCCGCATGCGCAGCCGCCGAACGCGCGACTGGGCACAGGCCAACGGGTACGAGGTTTCCGAGCGGGGACGGATTCCCGACGAGGTTCGCACGGCTTTCGAAGCCGCGGAAGCGACCCGGACGCGACTGCCCGCCCAGGGATAG
- a CDS encoding OmpA family protein produces MRSNIVQTAAGAAIVACLVTACGSDGTAGSGASAGPDLSSSSGTAAPQPPGQGAGDAARQVSASIEQALQQAPITFAPEKADLPAQATQALGQIAKALQGNSVKISVATHAGYPDAGKAKTLSEKRAEAITSALEGLGVGKDRVVQDASGNEKAQGAEALDTQISVAQ; encoded by the coding sequence ATGCGCAGCAACATTGTCCAGACGGCGGCGGGCGCGGCGATCGTGGCGTGCCTGGTCACGGCGTGCGGCTCGGACGGCACGGCCGGTTCGGGCGCATCGGCCGGCCCGGATCTCAGCTCGTCCAGCGGGACCGCCGCACCGCAGCCGCCCGGTCAGGGCGCCGGGGACGCGGCCCGGCAGGTGAGCGCGTCGATCGAGCAGGCGCTGCAGCAGGCACCGATCACCTTCGCGCCGGAGAAGGCCGACCTGCCCGCGCAGGCGACGCAGGCTCTCGGTCAGATCGCCAAGGCCTTGCAGGGCAACAGCGTGAAGATCAGCGTCGCGACCCATGCGGGTTACCCCGACGCGGGAAAGGCGAAGACGCTGTCGGAGAAACGGGCCGAAGCGATCACGTCCGCGCTCGAAGGGCTCGGGGTCGGCAAGGACCGGGTCGTGCAGGACGCGAGCGGCAACGAGAAAGCACAAGGCGCCGAAGCGCTGGACACGCAGATCAGCGTCGCGCAGTGA
- a CDS encoding antitoxin, translated as MGIDFDDVKNAVSGENVDQAAEFAKSRFGEHADKIDAAADKAKSFFDRGQPGERDTDNTPSGESDHRQGNEYGGREDGGYDRSPGTEYGGNRQPGGDYGRHATAEHDNSSFAEEPRAEEAATGGYGESSYDTGNAGSGYRD; from the coding sequence ATGGGCATCGACTTCGACGACGTGAAGAACGCCGTGAGCGGCGAAAACGTCGATCAGGCCGCCGAATTCGCGAAATCCCGTTTCGGCGAGCACGCCGACAAGATCGACGCGGCCGCCGACAAGGCGAAGAGCTTTTTCGACCGCGGCCAGCCGGGCGAACGCGACACCGACAACACGCCGTCCGGCGAGTCCGACCACCGGCAGGGCAACGAATACGGAGGCCGCGAGGACGGCGGCTACGACCGGTCGCCGGGCACCGAATACGGCGGCAACCGGCAGCCGGGTGGCGACTACGGCCGGCACGCCACGGCCGAACACGACAATTCGTCCTTCGCGGAGGAACCCCGGGCCGAGGAAGCCGCCACCGGCGGCTACGGCGAATCCTCGTACGACACCGGCAATGCCGGGAGCGGCTACCGCGACTGA